GCAACCATCCGCGCGTCGCCGCGTTTGTGGTAGGCCACGGCAAGGTCAACCGCCCCGCGCGGAAACAGCCCCCGCGCCAGCCCCGGCGCGATCCCGGTCTCGGCAATGGCCGCCTCGAATGTGGTCGCGCTCCAGCCGTCGAACGGCACGTGGTTCAGCGCGGCATCAAGCAGCTTTTCGCGAGTATCCGAGCGGGGTTCTGGCATGGCAACGACTCCTTTGCGCCTACCCTAGACAAACTCAAACCGAGTTGCTATACGGCGGCTTCCTGCAATTCTGCAACTTCAACCTAGAAAGGTGGTGACAACCACATGCAGGTAAGTGTTCGCGACAACAACGTCGATCAGGCGCTCCGCGCCCTGAAGAAAAAACTCCAGCGCGAAGGCGTGTTTCGGGAAATGAAGCTCAAGCAACATTTCGAGAAACCCTCCGAGAAAAAAGCGCGCGAGAAAGCCGAAGCAATCCGCCGTGCCCGCAAGCTGGCCCGGAAGAAAGCCCAACGCGAAGGTATGCTCTAAGCAACCTCTTCAGCGATCACAATTTTGACGACCCCCGCGGCCCAGCCCCGGGGGTTTGTCGTTTTTGGGGGTAGGAGTTGAGGCGATCTTTGTTTCGCAAAGGGCGGCCCTCGACCGCGGGTGGGGGTGAAGCCCCCGCCCATGGGGGCGGTCGGGGGCCGCCCGGCGTGCCGCCGGGCGAAAGAGGCAATCGCAAACCGCCCCCTTCACAGTTTCTTGCACCCCCTTTCCTCTCCGGCCCGCGCGTGGCTTACTCGCGCCAAATCACGCAACAAAGGAAACCGCGATATGACTGATAGCTACACCCCGCCCAAGGTCTGGAAACATGATGCCGAATCGGGCGGCCGTTTTGCCAGCATCAACCGCCCCGTCTCGGGTGCGACGCATGAAAAGGTGCTGCCGGTCGGCAAACACCCGCACCAGCTTTATTCGCTGGCCACGCCCAATGGCGTGAAGGTCACAGTGCTGTTCGAAGAGCTTTTGGCGCTGGATATCGAAGAGGCGGAATACGACGCTTGGCTGGTCAAGATCATGGACGGCGATCAGTTCGGCTCTGGCTTTGTCGGGGTGAACCCGAATTCGAAAATCCCCGCGCTGATGGACCGGTCCAACGACACGCGGGTGTTTGAATCCGGTGCGATCCTGCTTTACCTCGCCGAGAAGTTCGACAGGTTCCTTGGCGATGACCGCCCCGAGATGCTGTCGTGGCTGTTCTGGCAAATGGGCAGCGCGCCCTATCTTGGCGGCGGCTTCGGTCATTTCTACGCCTATGCGCCGGAAAAATGGCAATACCCGATCGACCGCTTCACCATGGAAGTCAAACGCCAGCTTGATGTGCTAGACAAGCGGCTCGCCGACCATCAATTCCTTGCCGGCAAAGACTATACCATCGCCGATATGGCCAACTGGGCATGGTATGGGCAGCTGGCGCTCGGGCGGCTCTACGAGGCGGGTGAATTCCTTGACGTCGAAAGCTATTCCCACGTGCAACGCTGGGCCAAAGAGCTGGACGCACGCAAACCCGTCAGCCGGGGCCGCATGGTCAACCGCTCTTTTGGTGAGCCGTCTTTCCAACTGCGCGAACGCCATGACGCGGGCGATTTTGAAACCCGCACATGGGACAAGATCGGCGACGACGCCGAAACCGGCGAAAGCTGAGACACTCTGCGCGATTGCTTGTCCGGTTGGCGGGCTGGCAATCGCGCCCAACCACTTCTGCCCAGCCACTTCTGCCCAGCCTATGCTGCCCTGATCAGCTTGTCAGGATTGCGCATCAAATAGACCCATGCGATGCGCCCGTCGCCATCCGCCGCCATCGTGACCAACGTATCCAAGCGCCCCGCGATATAGCGCGCCAAAGCGGGTGCGCCATTGGCCCGCACCCGGCGCAGCGTGACGTCGGGTATCGCCTTGTCCTTGGCCATGATCGCGGCAAAGACCTGACAGATTTCCTCGGGGCCGCGCAGCACGCGCCGCGCCGCGCGCGCCTTGGCGCCGCCATCGCTTATCGCGACGGCATCGGGGGCCATCATCCGGCGGGCGGTTTCAAAATCCCCCGCCCCTGCGGCCATAAAGAACCGCGCAATCAGCGCCTGCGCTTCGCCCTCTGGCACGTCAAAGCGTGGCCCCGATTGCTGCACGCGTTTGTGGGCGCGGCTGACGATCTGGCGGCAGGCGGCTTCGGTCTTGCCCAGCGTTTCGGCGATCTCTGCATAGCTGGCGTCAAACGCCTCGCGCAGGATGAACGCCGCCCGCTCGCTGTCCTCCAGCCGCTCCATCGCCCACAACAGCGCCAGCTCGCATTCCTGCGCCAACGCATAATCCGCTTCGGCACCCGCGTCTTCGCCTTCGCCCTCGATCAGAGGTTCGGGCAGCCACGGGCCGACATAGGTCTCGCGCCGGGCGCGTGCCGATTTAAGCTGATTGATGGCGATCCGCGTCGCCACCCGGCGCAGCCATGCGGGCGGGCTTTCAATCGTCGCAATATCCGCGCCGTCAAAGCGTAGCCATGCCTCCTGCACCGCATCCTCGGCGGCGGCACGCTCGCCCAGCATGCGATAGCAGAGCGCCATCAAAACCGGGCGCTCTGTCTCGAATATCGCGGGTTTTTCGCCCATTCACCCGGCCTTTCGCGTCACGGCCACCTCGGCCCCGTCAAAGCGCAGCTTGGCACAAAGCTGCCCATGCCCCAAGCCGCGTTTGAACACCGGGTAAAACCGCCCGGTTGCTGCCGCAAAGGACGCCGCAACGCGGGCATCCTCGCCATAACTCTCGGCGATCTTATCGCCCAGCGCAGCCGCCTCTGGCGTATCGGCAATCGCGGCCATGGCAAAGCGATAACCTAGGCCGACATCGCCCGCCTCCTCGGCGCGCCCCTCGGCGCAGGCGCGCAGGCTTGCGACCGGCACTCCGGCCTCGACCGCCATGTCCACGACCAGTTGCGCACATGGCCCGCAGTCCCCCTCGTGGGTTGATCCAAACAGCGCCCCGGCCCAGACCAGCCGCCCCGGTTTCGGCCCGCGATATTGCGCGACCAGCGGAAACATCGCCAGCCTGATCCCCGCACTGCGCGAGACATTGATCACGTGATGCGCATAGGCCGCGTCATAGGCATAGCGCCGCTCAAGCCCGCGCATCGCCCAATGCAAAATCGCCCGTATCATCGGCCCGCCTCCTGTTCGCCAAGGTGCAGCGCCGCGATCAGCGCGGCCCACGCCGGCAGCTGAATGCCAAACAGATTGGCCAACGCCACGAGGTCCACCGCTGCGCCGCGCATCGCCGCCCAGATCCAGATGTGAAACAGCGCATGCAGCACCGGCCACGCCGCGCCAAACACGCCCAGCGCCCGCACGCCCTGCGCCGCAGCAACCCAAAGCGCCGCGCCCGACACAAGATAGGCCAGCGCCACATCACGCAGGAAATGGCTGTTAAACGCGCCGGTCTGGGCCACACCGGGCACGGCCTCGTAAAACCACATCGGCCAGAGAAAGATGAAAACGGCCATGGCAAGGTTGAACAGCGCCACGGCGGTCAGAACAGGTTTGGTCATATCGTTCGCTCCTTTGACGATATGACAAGACAGCCCGCGGTTTTGTGACAGGGCGATGGGCAGACCCCATCGTGGTGGCAGTCTGGCTTGGCCTGTTTCAAAGCTCAGCCAGCGTTAAAGCACCACGGCCATAGACGCGCGCGCGGCCTCCTCTGCCGGGTCCGGCGGGCGCGCACCCAAAAGGGCCAGCGCCTCGCCATAGCGCAGCAATGGGCGCGCCGGCGGATAGGGTTTGGCCAAAAGCCAGTCAGGCAGGCTGGCATAGGTTTGCGCCATCTCTCCGGGCAAAAGGCTCTCGCAAGGGCGCCTTCGGCGAGCAAGACCTCATGCGCTGCAAGCGCAAAATGCACATAGCCGACGCGCGCACAGGAGCGGATGCAGATGTCGACGCCGTTCACCATCGCCTTGGCCGGGATCAACACCTCGGACGCGCCGAACATCAGCTCGGCCAAGGGCGAGCGGACCAGCACGCGATGCTGCTGTGACAGCTTGAGCGGTGCGTGATTGCCGATCGTTCCGGGCGCAAAGAGCACCGGCGCATTCGCCCCATGCCCGCGCACCACGCGCCGCCCGGCCCATTGCACCTGTTGCGGCCCGTTATCGAGCGTCAGCAGCCGGTCCCCGGCCCAGATATCCGCCGCCCGCACCCCGCCCATCGCCGTGGCGATCCGCGTGTCATCAGCAAAGCAAACGAACGCGTGGGAGTAGCTGGCGTTGGTGTCCACGACATAGAATTGCGGCTCGGCCTCGGCGTTGTAATTGTCCCAATACCATTGTTCGAGATCGAAATTCGGGCTCCAGACGATATGGGCCAATTCGCCATTTTGGTCGAGCCCTTCAAAGACGATCACCCCGCCGGTACCCGGCGCATCATCGCTGCGCACCACCTCCGCGTCCTCGATCGACATGGGTCCGCCATCGCCTTCCCATGTCAGGTCATAGGTATCGCCAGGCTCGAACAGCCGCGGATCGGTGTCGCCGTCATTGACGGTGACCACCAGATCCGTGACCGCGCCCGGCGGATTGTCGAAACGCGATTCTCCCGTCGCGACATTCACATTCGTTCCGGTCGCAGCCGCGAATTCCTCGTCAATCGCGTAAAAGACAAGTGGCATAGCAGCCCCCCAGTTTCGCGGGAGAGGCTATGCGCACGCAGTCTAAGGCTGCGTTAACCAACCAAGCGCATTGTGCTTAGGATTTTGTGCAAATCTTGCGCGATTTTGCCTAAACCGGCAGCGCCGTCGTTTTGAACACCGTGCGCAAGGCAAAGCTCGACTGCATCTGCGCCACACCGGGCAAGCGGGACAGGTGCTGGCGGTGGATGCGGGCGAAATCGTCGGTGTTCTCGGCCACGACCTTGAGAATATAATCCGCCGTGCCCGCCATCAGGTGGCATTCCAGCACATCGGGAATGCGGCTCACCGCCTTTTCAAAGGCGTCCAGAACCTCATCCGCTTGGGCCGACAGGGTGATCTCGACAAACACGGTCGTCGGCATGCCCAACTTGCGCGCATCCAGCAGGGCAACATAGTCGCGGATATAGCCTTCGCTCTCCAAACGCTGCACCCGCCGGTGACAGGCGCTTGCCGACAGGTTCACCGCCTCGCTGAGGTCCGAGTTGGTCATCCGCCCCTTGCGTTGCAGCACCTCCAGAATACGACGATCCAGACTATCCAACGCCATTTGCGCACATCCCTTCGATGATTTTTCGAATCTTACGAATATTCTTCGAGTTTACCCGTGATTCAGGGCAAAAACCACACCCCATTGTTTGCGACTTGCCACACGCTTTCCCGTATAATTTCACGCGAGGAGAGGATATCGCGACCATGAAAATCGGATGCCCCAAGGAAATCAAACCCCAGGAGTTTCGCGTCGGCATGACGCCGAATGCCGCGCTCGAAGCGGTGGCGCATGGCCATGAGGTTGTTATCGAAACCGGTGCCGGGCTAGGCGCAGGGTTTGACGATGCCGCCTATATCGCCGCCGGAGCCAGCATCCTTGGCACCGCAGCCGAGGTGTTCGCCAGCGCCGATATGATCGTCAAGGTCAAGGAGCCGCAGGCGGTCGAGCGCAAGATGCTGCGCGAGGGGCAGGTGCTGTTTACCTATCTCCACCTTGCGCCCGACCCCGCGCAAACCCGCGACCTGCTTGCGTCGGGCTGCACCGCGATTGCCTATGAAACCGTGACCGACGCGCGGGGCGGCCTGCCGTTGCTTGCGCCGATGTCCGAAGTTGCCGGGCGGCTGGCGCCGCAATGCGGTGCCTGGGCGTTGCAAAAGGCCAACGGCGGCAGCGGCGTGTTGATGGGCGGCGTGCCCGGCGTGCGCCCGGCCAATGTGGCGATCGTCGGCGGCGGCGTGGTTGGCACGGCGGCGGCGCGTGTGGCCGTTGGCATGGGCGCGAATGTCACCGTGCTTGACCGCTCGGTGGCGCGGCTGTCCTATCTTGATGACGTGTTCATGGGCCGCCTGACCACGCAATATTCTGACAAGGGCGCCATGGTCGACCTGCTGCCACAGATGGACATGATCGTCGGTGCGGTGCTGATCCCCGGTGCCGCAGCACCCAAGCTGGTCAGCCGCGAACAGCTGTCCTTGATGAAGCCCGGCTCGGTTCTGGTGGATGTCGCCATTGATCAGGGCGGCTGCTTTGAAACCTCACGCGCAACCACCCATGCCGAACCGATTTACGAGGTTGATGGCGTTGTGCATTACTGCGTTGCCAACATGCCCGGCGCGGTGGCCCGCACATCGACCATCGCGCTTGGCAATGCCACCATGCCGTTCATGCTGCGACTGGCTGACAAGGGCTGGAAACAGGCCTGCGCCGAAGATCCGCACCTGCTGAACGGCCTGAACGTCCACGCGGGCAAGCTGACCTACGACGCCGTGGGCGAGGCGCTCGGGATTGACGTGACCTCACCGCAGGCGCTGATCCAGTAAACCCCTCCTCCCCCCGTGCGCCTGACGCGCCGGGGCTTGCGCGGCCCTTCCCTCCCGAAGGGTCGCGCCTTTTTTCCCGCGCGACAGGTAAAAACGACTGGGACAGGCGCATTTCTCCGTGCTACCCATCGCGCCATGACGACCCTGAACACGACCAACATGGCAACCAAGACACGCCGCTGGCCCGCAATCGGGCTGCTGGCTGTGTTCAGCCTCGCGCTGATCTTGCGCCTGCTTGGTCCGATGGGGGCGCTGCCCGAAAAGGACGGCTATGTCGCCATCTGCACCGGCAGCGAGATTGTCTATATCCCGCTCAGCGAGCTTGACGGTGATCTTGACGGTAATCTTGACGGCGACAGCAGCGATGAACGCGAGGCCCATAGCGAGACTTGCGACTGGTTCTTCCAGTTCCATGCGCTTGCAACCGTGCCCGCCTCCAAGCCAGAGCCGCAAGCGCTACGCCCTGTGGTGGTACTGCGCCCGGCAGTCGAGCATGCGGTTCATGCCGCCGCCTTGCCACGCGGCTTTCACGCCCGCGCGCCGCCGCTTTCTGTCCACGCTCACACACTCTCAACCTTTATCTGAGCCCCGCGCGGAGGTCCGCGTGGCGGCCCTCTCTTAACGTGGACAACTCACTATGACTGACACAACTTTCGCGCCCGGAGCATCCTCTGGAGCGGCCCAAAGCAACGCGCTCTATCGCGCGGTCTGGCGCTGGCATTTCTATGCCGGGCTTTTGATCCTGCCGATTATGATCCTGATGGCGGTGACCGGCGGGATTTACCTGTTCAAGGATGAAATCAACGACGCGCTCTATCCCGAGATGCGCAAAGTCGCGGTGCAAACATCCGCCCCCCTCCCCCCAGCGCCATCGCCGCGGCCGCCCTGACCGCGCATCCCGGCACGCTCAAGGCCTATAACCCTCCCGCCGCGCCCGACCGCGCCGCCGAGGTCAAGATTCTCGGCGAAGACGGGCTTAAGGACACGCTGTACATCAACCCCTATACCGGCGCCGTTCAAGGCAGCTTCTGGGACAGCGGACCGGCTGGATCGCCGCCAATGTATGTGGTGCGCAAACTGCACAGCCTCAACCTTGTCGGCTGGTGGGGCAACCGCATCATCGAGATGGCAGCCGGCTGGATGATCCTGCTGGTCGGCACCGGGATTTACCTCTGGTGGCCGCGGGGTCGCAATGTCGGCGTGCTGAAACCACGGGCGCGGCGCGGGCGGCCTCTGTGGCGTGATCTGCATGCCGTGACCGGGCTTTATACCGCCGGGTTTATCCTGTTCCTCGCCTTTAGCGGACTGCCGTGGTCGGGGTTCTGGGGCAAGCATTTCTATGATCTGACCTATGCCGCTGGCCTTGGGATGCCCGATGGCTATTGGGGCAATTACCCCACCTCGGACAAACCCGTGGGCGAGGCGAT
This genomic window from Rhodobacteraceae bacterium D3-12 contains:
- a CDS encoding Lrp/AsnC family transcriptional regulator; this encodes MALDSLDRRILEVLQRKGRMTNSDLSEAVNLSASACHRRVQRLESEGYIRDYVALLDARKLGMPTTVFVEITLSAQADEVLDAFEKAVSRIPDVLECHLMAGTADYILKVVAENTDDFARIHRQHLSRLPGVAQMQSSFALRTVFKTTALPV
- the sigJ gene encoding RNA polymerase sigma factor SigJ, with amino-acid sequence MGEKPAIFETERPVLMALCYRMLGERAAAEDAVQEAWLRFDGADIATIESPPAWLRRVATRIAINQLKSARARRETYVGPWLPEPLIEGEGEDAGAEADYALAQECELALLWAMERLEDSERAAFILREAFDASYAEIAETLGKTEAACRQIVSRAHKRVQQSGPRFDVPEGEAQALIARFFMAAGAGDFETARRMMAPDAVAISDGGAKARAARRVLRGPEEICQVFAAIMAKDKAIPDVTLRRVRANGAPALARYIAGRLDTLVTMAADGDGRIAWVYLMRNPDKLIRAA
- the ald gene encoding alanine dehydrogenase, yielding MKIGCPKEIKPQEFRVGMTPNAALEAVAHGHEVVIETGAGLGAGFDDAAYIAAGASILGTAAEVFASADMIVKVKEPQAVERKMLREGQVLFTYLHLAPDPAQTRDLLASGCTAIAYETVTDARGGLPLLAPMSEVAGRLAPQCGAWALQKANGGSGVLMGGVPGVRPANVAIVGGGVVGTAAARVAVGMGANVTVLDRSVARLSYLDDVFMGRLTTQYSDKGAMVDLLPQMDMIVGAVLIPGAAAPKLVSREQLSLMKPGSVLVDVAIDQGGCFETSRATTHAEPIYEVDGVVHYCVANMPGAVARTSTIALGNATMPFMLRLADKGWKQACAEDPHLLNGLNVHAGKLTYDAVGEALGIDVTSPQALIQ
- the yghU gene encoding glutathione-dependent disulfide-bond oxidoreductase, coding for MTDSYTPPKVWKHDAESGGRFASINRPVSGATHEKVLPVGKHPHQLYSLATPNGVKVTVLFEELLALDIEEAEYDAWLVKIMDGDQFGSGFVGVNPNSKIPALMDRSNDTRVFESGAILLYLAEKFDRFLGDDRPEMLSWLFWQMGSAPYLGGGFGHFYAYAPEKWQYPIDRFTMEVKRQLDVLDKRLADHQFLAGKDYTIADMANWAWYGQLALGRLYEAGEFLDVESYSHVQRWAKELDARKPVSRGRMVNRSFGEPSFQLRERHDAGDFETRTWDKIGDDAETGES
- the rpsU gene encoding 30S ribosomal protein S21; this encodes MQVSVRDNNVDQALRALKKKLQREGVFREMKLKQHFEKPSEKKAREKAEAIRRARKLARKKAQREGML
- a CDS encoding DUF2946 family protein, which encodes MATKTRRWPAIGLLAVFSLALILRLLGPMGALPEKDGYVAICTGSEIVYIPLSELDGDLDGNLDGDSSDEREAHSETCDWFFQFHALATVPASKPEPQALRPVVVLRPAVEHAVHAAALPRGFHARAPPLSVHAHTLSTFI
- a CDS encoding Hint domain-containing protein — translated: MPLVFYAIDEEFAAATGTNVNVATGESRFDNPPGAVTDLVVTVNDGDTDPRLFEPGDTYDLTWEGDGGPMSIEDAEVVRSDDAPGTGGVIVFEGLDQNGELAHIVWSPNFDLEQWYWDNYNAEAEPQFYVVDTNASYSHAFVCFADDTRIATAMGGVRAADIWAGDRLLTLDNGPQQVQWAGRRVVRGHGANAPVLFAPGTIGNHAPLKLSQQHRVLVRSPLAELMFGASEVLIPAKAMVNGVDICIRSCARVGYVHFALAAHEVLLAEGALARAFCPERWRKPMPACLTGFWPNPIRRRAHCCAMARRWPFWVRARRTRQRRPRARLWPWCFNAG